attggataatttcaGTGTTTGCATCACTCCGCTTATCTGTGTTCACTACAAAATTCTAATTCTAGCAACGGTTTTATTACTCTGAAACCATCAGTCAGTGTGTCCAGTTGTGGGTTTTTTGCGAACTATTTTCGTtgacagagcaaaaataaaatacattcgGCTATATTGCGACAGAAAAGTCagttaatcattattattcttattcatcattataattatttcttattgtttatagaactgttgaaTCAAAGCCATATCACATTCACAATTGTGCTGTTGTACTATATATGAGCACGAAAATCACagctgtgctgatattcagtacaataGCCTTCTTGTTTGTATGGCGTTACTTAAGTGGAACAAACGAAaccaaattaataaaatgttcaaactCTGTAGCAGACATTAGTAAACTAGGTGTGAAAACAagcaaataattatttatttgtaattttgaGTCTGTCATACTTTTGGACGGTTCAGAACGCCACTAAGTATCTTATTTCATTATAGGGCCATTTGACCCGTTTCCTGTCATTTGGACTTGGTCTGGATGTTACTGCTGTTGAGGCTGATTCCAATCTAGTTTCCATGGCCTCTAAATTTGATGGACAGCTCCTGTCGACTCTGGCCAAAGAGAGTCGTAAGGTATTTTTTAATCAGCACATTGTTTCATCTATAGGTTAACAGAGGGAAATAAATTCTCTGTGACTGCATTtgcaatttttcacattttcagacAGGCATGGCTCACACAACACCTGATCCTGTACCCCGGCACGTAGTTGGCTGGGTCAACCCCAGAGACACCTGGGAGACTTTCCTTCAGCAGCTGGAGCAGAGGGAGAAAAACTGTGAGAGTTACCCAGCCACAGCAAGACCATGTAAAAAGAGACAGCGGGTATCGATGACATCAGGCAAGGAATGTGAGCTTGAAACAGAGCTCCTTTGTGGAAGCCAGCACTTGTGCACAGGGGAATGCAGTTTGGTAGCTTCTGCTGAAGAGAATTCAGCTAAGTCTGTTCTTCAGCAACATAAAAAGGAAAGCAATGACTGTGTAGCTCTGCCAGACACTGTGATGGCAGAACATCGCCCTCAAGCTGGTTTTGGATGGACTTCATCCATGCATTCTGAGTCTTGTTCTAGTGTTAAAGAACCAATGTGGTCAGATTTTGTACTGACTGGACTTCATGCTTGCGGGGACCTTAGTGCTACTCTCCTCCGCCATTTTGCAAACTGCCCCCATGTCCAAGGAATCACCTCTGTAGCATGCTGCTATATGAAAATCACTACCAAGGAGAACCCTATGCCTCCTGGAGTCATCCTACCCACTCTGTCTGATAACACAGCTAAAGTATCACAATCAGAATATGGCTACCCAATGAGCAAGTGGGTGAGACGGTTGCCAGGACACGAGCTATCCTATAAGGCCCGTGAGGGAGCATGCCATGCACTCGAAGACTATCTCCATAGGTTGAGAGATGAGAGCTCATTGCTGAAAACACACTGCTACCGAGCGGCCCTAGAGGTTATCATCAGAGCAGAGAGGCCTCGGCTACGCAGAGCAGGCATCCAGACCATTAAAAAAGCCCATACACTACCTTTCGCTGAGTCAGTATCATTCCAACATTCATATTAAcaatatggggctgtgtagtaATAAGTCAAGAAGATTGATCTTATTCTTTAACCTTGatgatgatttttattacttcttCAGACATACCTTAGCAAAAATGCAGAACTTTGTGCATGTTGTGTAGGAGCTCAACATTTTAACACTGGTGTCCTTTGCTATAAGATTTCACTCAAAAATGCACTAAGGGAAGTGATTAAAAATGCTATTTGTATTTCTGCTTTGGTCAGCACTGACCTGTTCATACAGTGCGCTCAAGCAAAGGG
This genomic window from Ictalurus punctatus breed USDA103 chromosome 1, Coco_2.0, whole genome shotgun sequence contains:
- the mettl25b gene encoding protein RRNAD1 encodes the protein MFSVTLSEQQQKDLAKSLVSFLSRYKHISDSYIIEFFSENLWETLPEGWQKALQDLSPPQVADLLLEREMKNRVYPSVWPLSLLALRATAHTLAFPRMPPAHRSEDTVKPVEFHSNNSQSSLLGHIFRKHVKPKKQHEIRKLGMLVNQLCDQTQCSSVVDVGSGQGHLTRFLSFGLGLDVTAVEADSNLVSMASKFDGQLLSTLAKESRKTGMAHTTPDPVPRHVVGWVNPRDTWETFLQQLEQREKNCESYPATARPCKKRQRVSMTSGKECELETELLCGSQHLCTGECSLVASAEENSAKSVLQQHKKESNDCVALPDTVMAEHRPQAGFGWTSSMHSESCSSVKEPMWSDFVLTGLHACGDLSATLLRHFANCPHVQGITSVACCYMKITTKENPMPPGVILPTLSDNTAKVSQSEYGYPMSKWVRRLPGHELSYKAREGACHALEDYLHRLRDESSLLKTHCYRAALEVIIRAERPRLRRAGIQTIKKAHTLPFAEYARLGLARVGLPADLTFDRVSVEGLLEQQGRVVVYFSLALLLALVVETLVLLDRMLFLQERGFQSQLIPLFDPLLSPRNLVLVAVKPKEDSRTIQTCI